From Pseudomonas hormoni:
TTGCACACCGGGCCATGGCTCAGGGCGAGATGGTGGCCGAGTTGATCAGCGGCAAGACCCGCGAATTCAACCCGACCGCTATCGCTGCCGTGTGCTTCACCGACCCGGAACTGGTGGTGGTCGGCAAGACCCCGGACGACGTCAAGGCAGCGGGCCTGGACTGCATCGTTTCGAGTTTCCCGTTCGCGGCCAATGGCCGGGCGATGACGCTGGAATCGAAAAGCGGCTTCGTGCGGGTTGTCGCTCGTCGGGACAATCATGTGATTGTCGGTTGGCAGGCGGTCGGCGTGGGTGTTTCGGAATTGTCGACTGCGTTTGGCCAAAGCCTGGAAATGGGCGCTCGGCTGGAAGACATTGCCGGCACCATCCATGCGCATCCGACGTTGGGCGAAGCGGTTCAGGAAGCGGCGTTGCGTGCTCTCGGCCACGCACTGCATCTTTAGCTACGCGATCACTGTGGCGAGGGAGCTTGCTCCCGCTGGGCCGCGAAGCGGCCCCAACCCCGCCACCGCGATCTGCCAGATGCACCGTAGTGTCCGGTTTTACCAGTGCTGCGCACTGGAACGGGAGCAAGCTCCCTCGCCACAGGATTTCGAACACTGAAGGATCAGCGGCAAGTTTCATGAGCACGCTAAGAAATCTGCCAATGATCCGATAGTCCGGGCTGCGAATTGGGCCCGGAATGAAGTATTGTTGTCCCCATCCAAAAAACGTCAGAAGCCTTGAACCGTTTCGGCGGTTGTTAAGTGATAGAGGGTGTCATGGGTAACGAAAGCATCAATTGGGACAAGCTGGGTTTTGATTACATCAAGACAGACAAGCGCTATCTCTCGCACTATCGTAATGGCGAGTGGGACAAAGGCACCCTGACCGAAGACAACGTGCTGCACATCAGCGAAGGCTCGACTGCCCTTCACTATGGCCAGCAATGCTTCGAAGGCATGAAGGCCTATCGTTGCAAGGACGGCTCGATCAACCTGTTCCGCCCGGATCAGAACGCCCTGCGCATGCAGCGCAGCTGTGCACGCCTGCTGATGCCGTTCGTGGAAACCGAGCAGTTCATCGAAGCCTGCAAGGAAGTGGTCCGCGCCAACGAGCGTTTCATCCCGCCTTACGGCACCGGCGGCGCGCTGTACCTGCGTCCGTTCGTGATCGGCGTGGGTGACAACATCGGCGTGCGTACCGCACCGGAATTCATCTTCTCGATCTTCTGCATCCCGGTCGGCGCTTACTTCAAGGGTGGCCTGACCCCGCACAATTTCCTGATCTCCAGCTACGACCGTGCCGCCCCACAAGGCACCGGCGCGGCCAAGGTTGGTGGCAACTACGCCGCCAGCCTGATGCCCGGCTCCCAGGCCAAGAAGGCGCATTTCGCCGACTGCATCTACCTGGACCCGATGACCCACACCAAAATCGAGGAAGTCGGTTCGGCCAACTTCTTCGGGATCACCCACGACAACAAGTTCGTGACCCCGAACTCGCCGTCGGTGCTCCCGGGCATCACCCGTCTGTCGTTGATCGAACTGGCCAAGTCGCGTCTGGGCCTGGAAGTGGTTGAAGGTGACGTGTTCATCGACAAGCTGTCCGACTTCAAGGAAGCCGGCGCTTGCGGTACGGCTGCCGTGATCACCCCGATCGGCGGCATCAGCTACAACGACCACCTGCATGTGTTCCACAGCGAAACAGAAGTCGGCCCGGTCACCCAGAAGCTCTACAAAGAGCTGACGGGCGTACAGACTGGCGAGATCGAAGCGCCAGCAGGCTGGATCGTCAAGGTTTGACCTGACATTCGCGGCACCGAAGCCCTCCATTGCCTTGGCGATGGGGGGCTTTTTTATGAGCCTTGACCGCGTTCGGCATCTGCCAAAACGATGCGTTTGCCACCCCTGCCCTTGATCCCGCTGGCCTGACCGTCCTGTTGCTTGCCGGTCCGAGCCTGAGTGATCAACCCCGGAATCAGCGCACCCTCAGGCAGGTTCTTCCAGAATCGTGCCGGTAAATGCCCCTGCATGACTTTCGGGTTCAGCCGCGCCGGATTGAAGATGTGGCTGTAGTAGGTCAACCACATGTCGCCATGCGGATCATCGATGTTCTGCGCCAGTTGTTGCCATTCAACCGGGCACTGGCGATGGTGAATCAGCTGCTTGCCATTGTAGTAAACCCCGTCCCGGGGGGTAGCGATCAACCAGCGATGTCGGCCCATTCGGCCGATGAAATGTTCACTGGCGCTGTGCAGGATGTCGTGGGCCGGCTCATGCCAGGCAACGTAGTGCGGACCCTCGTTTTCAGGCGTCGCGACAAATCGCACGAATGCATGTAGATGATGAGATTCACGTTGTATCTGTTTGATTCTTCTCTGTAATTCACTGCCGATCTGGTCACCCGCCATCATGGCGGTACGGTCTCCATGGCTGACGCGCCACAGCACCTCGTACAACAAACTCCAGCGCTGATCGCCGCGATAACGGGCAACGCGCTCGAGGGTGTCAAGCAACGTTCGCGGGATTCGCGCCTGAAATGGCCCCTGCGTCTCAGGCAGCGATTCGTCGCTGGCAAACAGATCGGCGACGCCTTCACTGGCCCAACTCACCCGACTGGGATCAACCTCATGACTCAGCAGCCAACGTGCCTGCTGGCGCCAGATATCGAACAGGTCGTCGCAATCCAGATTGATCATCCCCACAACCCCATTTGCTGGGGTTGCGGCCGGTCGCGCAATTGCTGGTACAGCAGATGACTGGTGACCTCGGCCTGCTGCGGATGGTAGTCACTGGTGATGAAAAACGGTTTGGCCTTGGCCAGTACACAGCGCATTCGGGCCAGGTCTTCATAGCGAATACGTCGTTGTTGCCGCAGTTCCACCAAACGCTCGGTGGTGCGCAGGCCGATACCGGGAATGCGGGCGATCAACGACGCCTCGGCGCGATTGAGATCCAGCGGGAAAACGTCGCGATTTTCCAGCGCCCAGGCCAGTTTCGGGTCGATGTCCAACGCCAGATGCCCCGGGCCTTTGAACAATTCGCCAGCGGTGAAACCGTAACTGCGCAACAGGAAATCCGCTTGATACAACCGGTGCTCACGCATCAGCGGCGGCGCGGCCAGCGGTACACTCTTGGGGCTGTTCGGGATCGGGCTGAACGCCGAGTAATAGACCCGGCGCAAGCGGAAGTTGCCGTACAGCGCCTGGGCGCTGTGGAGAATGGTGCTGTCGTCGGTGTCATCGGCACCGACAATCATTTGCGTGCTCTGCCCGGCCGGGGCGAATTTCGGTGCACGCGGTTCGTTGAGGACGGTTTGCTCGCCTGTGTAGATGGTGTGCATCGCTTGCCTGATCGAACCGAGCTGCTTTTCCGGGGCCAGGGTCTGCAGGCTGGCGTCGGTGGGCAATTCAATGTTGACGCTCAACCGATCGGCATAACGCCCCGCTTCCTCGATCAGCGCCGGATCGGCTTCGGGAATGGTCTTGAGGTGGATGTAGCCGCGAAACTCATGGTCTTCGCGCAGCAGTTTGGCGACGCGGATCAACTGCTCCATGGTGTAGTCGGCCGAGCGAATGATCCCGGAACTGAGAAACAGCCCGCTGACGCAATTGCGCCGGTAGAAGTCCAGGGTCAGCGTCACCACTTCTTCCGGCGTGAAACGTGCGCGGGGCACGTCGCTGGAACGGCGATTGACGCAATACTGGCAGTCATACAGGCAGAAATTGGTCAGCAGAACCTTCAGCAACGACACACAGCGCCCGTCCGGCGTGTAGCTGTGGCAAATGCCCATGCCATCGGTCGAGCCCAACCCGCTCTTGCCTTCGGAGCTGCGCTTCGGCGCACCACTGCTGGCGCAGGACGCGTCGTACTTGGCGGCGTCGGCGAGAATGCTTAGCTTGTCGATGAGTTCCATGGGGCACGCCTTATACTGTATGTAAACACAGTATAGAGTCCAAGCCCACGGTTCAAGTCGTCATCTCACCCTTGGTCGGGTTACGGCGACGCATCCGCATCCGCAGCAATTCGTGCAATCAACCACTCCACAAACACTTGCGTGTGCGCCGTCACTTCCGGCACCACACCGTAGTAATAACGCGGTAATGGCATTCGTAAGCCGGGCAACGGGCAGATCAGGCGTCCGCTCGAGAGATGAGTGCCCAGCAAAGATGTCGGGCACAACGCGATGCCCTGTCCTTCCACGGCGGCCTCGAGCACCCGATGCATGTGATCAAACTGCCGGGTGACCCGGGTCGCCGACTGGTGTTGACCAAAGTGCATTGCCCAATTGTGCCAGTCTTCGCGGCGTGCCTTGACGGTCAGTAACGTGTGCCCGCCCAGAGAATCGAGATCTTCGATGGGCAGTTGCTCGATCAGCGACGGCGCCGCCACCAACAACAGCTCATCTTCGAACAACGCCCGCGCCTCGATCGACGGCGCCCAGTCGTCACGGCCACGGCGAATGACGAGGTCGAACCCGTCGCGTGCTGGGTCGGGGGCCTGGGTCTGGGTAATCACCTGCAGCTGGATGTCCGGGTGCTGCGCGCTGAAATCCTCCAGCCTGGGTGTGAGCCAAAGCATGGCAAAGGATGGACGGACATTGATCTTCACCGTCGGCAACGAAGCCTGCCGCTTGAGCGCAGCCGCGGCATGGGCGATCTGCGACAGCCCGGCATTGACCTGTTGGTAGAAGTGCTGGCCGGCCGGCGTCAACACCGACTGGCGGATGCGCCGTTCGAACAACAGCACGCCCAAGTGTTCTTCAAGCAATTTGATGTGACGGCTGACAGCACTGTGACTGACATGCAGCTCCTCGGCCGCGAGGCTGAAGCTCTGATGACGGGCAGCCACGGCGAAGGCTCGAACGGCATTAAGCGGCGGTAGTGAGTTTATCATGCGTCTAATTTAGTCACATGTGTGCTGTAATTAAAGCGTTTGTCACGCCCTCGTCATCGCGCCAATCTGCCCGCAAGCAGCCAGCGTCATCTGACGGAGCAAGACATGAACAGCTATGGACTCTTTTTAGTTTTCGCCACCCTGACCATCTTGAGCCCGGGGCCTGGTGTGCTCCTGACTTTGTCGAACGCGGCACGCCACGGCTGGACAGGGGCCGTGCCGGGCATTTTGGGAATCGCGTTGGGGGCGTCTATCGTCGCCGCCATCAGCGCCACCAGTGTAGGCCTGCTACTCAGCGCCTCGGCCCATGCCTTTACTGCGTTGAAATACGCAGGGGCCGCCTATCTGCTGTACCTGGGTTACAAAAGCTGGCGTTCGGATCGCTTCAGCGCCTTGCTGGAAACGCCCCCCTCAAGCCGCGGTTATCGCTTCCTTGAAGCAGCTTCGATCCAGTTTCTGAATCCCAAAGCGGTGTTTTTCTTTCTGGCGGTGTTCCCGCAATTCATCGACGCCTCAGCGCACTTCTCTGCGCAGTTTTTCAAACTGGTCGCGTCTTATGCCGTATTGGTGATCCTGGTGCATGGCAGCTATGCCTTGCTAGCCAATGCCGCGAAAGGTTGGCTATCCAGCCCGAAGGGTTCCTGGCTGGCAGCGAAAGTTTCGGGCGTGACCTTTGCGAGTTTTGGTGTGCTCATGGCTTCGGCCAGCCGCTAAGGCGCTGCACCGGCGACCGCGCGGCGGCGTGGCTCGGTGGCAGAAGTGGCGGCTGTGGTTACCTGCACCGGCAGTTCAACGCCGAAACGGCTGCTGAGTTCCTTGCGCCCCGTTACGGTCAACGTCAGCGCCCGGCTGTCCAGATCTTGAGTCACCCATTGGCGCTTGATCGCCGTTTGCAACAACGCCGCGCCCAGCGAACCGCCCAGGTGCGGCCGGCGCATGCTCCAGTCCAGACAGGGACAGGCGAATCGCCGCCGCAGGGTGTTCAGGTCCTTGACCTCAATACCCAGTCCTTCAAACAACGCTTCGCCACTGTCGCTCAGCCGATAAGCCTGCTCATCGGTTTCCAGCAACCAGCCTTTTTCCAGCAGCCGGTCATGCAGCAGCACCGCCAGCGTACCGGCCATATGGTCATAGCACGTACGTGCAAATTGCAGACGATCCGGGGTGCGCGAGTTGAAGGTCGGCGCGGTGTTCTGGCCGATCACCATCAATGCTTCCAGTGCCTGGGCCACGCGTTTGTCCGCGAGGCTGTAATAGCGATGGCGGCCCTGAACGTGCAGGCGCACCAGCGCCAGTTCCTTGAGTTTGGCCAGGTGCGCGCTGGCGGTGGAAGCGCTGACCTCGGCAATCGCCGCCAACTCGGTGCTGGTGCGAGCATGGCCGTCCATCAATGAACAGAGGATTTTGGTACGGGCCGGCTCCGCAATCGCGGCGGCCACTTGAGAAACGCCGATGTCGTGTTGTTCTACGTTCATATTTCGTTCCCGGACGAATCAAGGGCCTTTCGGACTGGAGATAGTAGCAACACTTTTTCAACCGCGAACAAGGCTGCGACCCATGGACCCGATCATCGCTGCGACTCATGTCGACCCTTATCCTTATTACGCGCAGTTGCGCGCTCAAGGTGGGCTGGTTCTCCACGAAGGACTGAAACTGTGGGTCGCCAGCAGCGCCAAGGCTGTCGCTGCGGTGCTCGCGCATGCGGACTGTCTTGTGCGGCCGGCTCATGAGCCCGTGCCCAAGGCGATTGCCAGCGGTGTGGCCGGTAAAGTCTTCAGTCAGTTGATGCGCATGAATGAAGGCGAACGCCAGCGCTGCCCGAGGTCGGCCATTCAACCAGGGCTGGCGATGATCGACAGGGATGAGATCACTGCGCTGGTCAGCGCGCGATTGATCAGCCCGGACGCCGATGGGCTGCACAAGGCGATGTTCCGTGGCCCGGCTTGCGTGGTGGCGGCGCTGCTGGGGTTCACGCCTGCGCAGGGCCGGGTCGTCAGTGAGCTGATCGCGGATTTCGTCGCGTGCCTGTCGCCCCTCAGCGATCAGGCACAACTGGACGCAGCCCATGCGGCGGCGGAACAGTTGAGCGGCTATTTCATTGAGTTGCTGGATGACCCGGACAATCAAAGCACCCTGCTCGCCGGTATTCGCCAACGCTTTGCGGCGACATCTTCCGACAGCGATGCAATGATCGCCAATCTCATCGGCCTGCTCTCCCAGACCTATGAAGCCACCGCCGGGCTGATCGGTAACGCGTTGTTGGCGCTGATTCGAAACCCGCAGTGGCTGAACGATTCCTTCAACATTGACGACCTGGTGGCCGAAGCCCAGCGTTTCGATCCACCGGTGCAGAACACCCGCCGGTTCGTCGCCGCACCCTGTGAAATCGATGGTGTGAGCCTGCAGCCCGGCGATGTGATTCTGGTGTTGCTGGCCTCAGCCAATCGTGACCCGCAGCTCAATGACCGGCCTGACACGTTCATGTTCGAACGTCCGCAGCGGCGCAGTTTCACCTTTGGTGCAGGGCGTCATCAATGTCCGGGCCAGACGCTCGCCATGAGCATCGCCAGCGCCACGTTGACCCAGATTCTGGCGTTGAAACCCGCACTGGACCGATTGACCTGGCACTACCGCCCTTCCCTCAACGGCCGGATCCCGTTGTTCTCATAAAGGGCACTCTATTAGTTACATGGCGTTAAAGGTGAAATGACTGGTGAAGCGTTTATCACGAAGGACTTTCTCCATAGAGTCAGGATGATAACAGTCAGCGAGGCGCC
This genomic window contains:
- a CDS encoding branched-chain amino acid aminotransferase, whose product is MGNESINWDKLGFDYIKTDKRYLSHYRNGEWDKGTLTEDNVLHISEGSTALHYGQQCFEGMKAYRCKDGSINLFRPDQNALRMQRSCARLLMPFVETEQFIEACKEVVRANERFIPPYGTGGALYLRPFVIGVGDNIGVRTAPEFIFSIFCIPVGAYFKGGLTPHNFLISSYDRAAPQGTGAAKVGGNYAASLMPGSQAKKAHFADCIYLDPMTHTKIEEVGSANFFGITHDNKFVTPNSPSVLPGITRLSLIELAKSRLGLEVVEGDVFIDKLSDFKEAGACGTAAVITPIGGISYNDHLHVFHSETEVGPVTQKLYKELTGVQTGEIEAPAGWIVKV
- a CDS encoding TIGR03915 family putative DNA repair protein, whose amino-acid sequence is MINLDCDDLFDIWRQQARWLLSHEVDPSRVSWASEGVADLFASDESLPETQGPFQARIPRTLLDTLERVARYRGDQRWSLLYEVLWRVSHGDRTAMMAGDQIGSELQRRIKQIQRESHHLHAFVRFVATPENEGPHYVAWHEPAHDILHSASEHFIGRMGRHRWLIATPRDGVYYNGKQLIHHRQCPVEWQQLAQNIDDPHGDMWLTYYSHIFNPARLNPKVMQGHLPARFWKNLPEGALIPGLITQARTGKQQDGQASGIKGRGGKRIVLADAERGQGS
- a CDS encoding putative DNA modification/repair radical SAM protein, coding for MELIDKLSILADAAKYDASCASSGAPKRSSEGKSGLGSTDGMGICHSYTPDGRCVSLLKVLLTNFCLYDCQYCVNRRSSDVPRARFTPEEVVTLTLDFYRRNCVSGLFLSSGIIRSADYTMEQLIRVAKLLREDHEFRGYIHLKTIPEADPALIEEAGRYADRLSVNIELPTDASLQTLAPEKQLGSIRQAMHTIYTGEQTVLNEPRAPKFAPAGQSTQMIVGADDTDDSTILHSAQALYGNFRLRRVYYSAFSPIPNSPKSVPLAAPPLMREHRLYQADFLLRSYGFTAGELFKGPGHLALDIDPKLAWALENRDVFPLDLNRAEASLIARIPGIGLRTTERLVELRQQRRIRYEDLARMRCVLAKAKPFFITSDYHPQQAEVTSHLLYQQLRDRPQPQQMGLWG
- a CDS encoding LysR substrate-binding domain-containing protein: MINSLPPLNAVRAFAVAARHQSFSLAAEELHVSHSAVSRHIKLLEEHLGVLLFERRIRQSVLTPAGQHFYQQVNAGLSQIAHAAAALKRQASLPTVKINVRPSFAMLWLTPRLEDFSAQHPDIQLQVITQTQAPDPARDGFDLVIRRGRDDWAPSIEARALFEDELLLVAAPSLIEQLPIEDLDSLGGHTLLTVKARREDWHNWAMHFGQHQSATRVTRQFDHMHRVLEAAVEGQGIALCPTSLLGTHLSSGRLICPLPGLRMPLPRYYYGVVPEVTAHTQVFVEWLIARIAADADASP
- a CDS encoding LysE family translocator, coding for MNSYGLFLVFATLTILSPGPGVLLTLSNAARHGWTGAVPGILGIALGASIVAAISATSVGLLLSASAHAFTALKYAGAAYLLYLGYKSWRSDRFSALLETPPSSRGYRFLEAASIQFLNPKAVFFFLAVFPQFIDASAHFSAQFFKLVASYAVLVILVHGSYALLANAAKGWLSSPKGSWLAAKVSGVTFASFGVLMASASR
- a CDS encoding ArsR/SmtB family transcription factor, which gives rise to MNVEQHDIGVSQVAAAIAEPARTKILCSLMDGHARTSTELAAIAEVSASTASAHLAKLKELALVRLHVQGRHRYYSLADKRVAQALEALMVIGQNTAPTFNSRTPDRLQFARTCYDHMAGTLAVLLHDRLLEKGWLLETDEQAYRLSDSGEALFEGLGIEVKDLNTLRRRFACPCLDWSMRRPHLGGSLGAALLQTAIKRQWVTQDLDSRALTLTVTGRKELSSRFGVELPVQVTTAATSATEPRRRAVAGAAP
- a CDS encoding cytochrome P450 — translated: MDPIIAATHVDPYPYYAQLRAQGGLVLHEGLKLWVASSAKAVAAVLAHADCLVRPAHEPVPKAIASGVAGKVFSQLMRMNEGERQRCPRSAIQPGLAMIDRDEITALVSARLISPDADGLHKAMFRGPACVVAALLGFTPAQGRVVSELIADFVACLSPLSDQAQLDAAHAAAEQLSGYFIELLDDPDNQSTLLAGIRQRFAATSSDSDAMIANLIGLLSQTYEATAGLIGNALLALIRNPQWLNDSFNIDDLVAEAQRFDPPVQNTRRFVAAPCEIDGVSLQPGDVILVLLASANRDPQLNDRPDTFMFERPQRRSFTFGAGRHQCPGQTLAMSIASATLTQILALKPALDRLTWHYRPSLNGRIPLFS